A region from the Mesorhizobium sp. J8 genome encodes:
- the coxB gene encoding cytochrome c oxidase subunit II, with protein sequence MRKFLASAEFLAGAAASAVLFSSAAARADQPREWEVSFQAPATDMMRQIERFGNYTMWFIVPITILVLLLLLVCIVRFRASANPVPSKTSHNTLIEVIWTVGPVIVLLLIAIPSFQLLTAQYTPPEEAKLTVKATGNQWNWDYEYQVDKTFSFNSAVLQDADRAKAGKEDRALYPRLLAVDNELVVPVNTMTRVLITATDVIHSFAVPSFGIKMDAVPGRTNETWFKAEKEGLYYGQCSQLCGKDHAFMPIAVRVVSDAQFKTWLETAKTDVPAANKALMAEIDGTNKVAAAGN encoded by the coding sequence GCGGCCCGTGCCGACCAGCCGCGGGAATGGGAGGTGAGCTTCCAGGCGCCGGCGACCGACATGATGCGGCAGATCGAGCGGTTCGGGAACTACACCATGTGGTTCATCGTCCCGATCACCATCCTCGTGCTGCTGCTTCTGCTGGTCTGCATCGTCAGGTTCCGCGCCAGCGCCAACCCGGTGCCGTCCAAGACCAGCCACAACACGCTGATCGAGGTGATCTGGACCGTCGGCCCGGTGATCGTGCTTCTGCTCATCGCCATTCCCTCCTTCCAGCTGCTCACCGCGCAATACACCCCGCCGGAAGAAGCCAAGCTCACCGTCAAGGCGACCGGTAACCAGTGGAACTGGGATTACGAATACCAGGTCGACAAGACCTTCTCCTTCAACTCGGCGGTTCTCCAGGATGCCGACCGCGCCAAGGCCGGCAAGGAAGATCGCGCCCTCTATCCGCGCCTGCTGGCGGTCGACAACGAGCTGGTCGTGCCGGTCAACACCATGACCCGCGTGCTGATCACGGCGACCGACGTCATCCACTCTTTCGCCGTGCCGTCCTTCGGCATCAAGATGGACGCCGTGCCCGGCCGCACCAACGAGACCTGGTTCAAGGCGGAGAAGGAAGGCCTCTATTACGGCCAGTGCTCGCAGCTCTGCGGCAAGGACCATGCCTTCATGCCGATCGCAGTCCGTGTCGTGTCCGACGCGCAGTTCAAGACCTGGCTGGAGACGGCCAAGACCGACGTGCCTGCCGCCAACAAGGCGCTGATGGCCGAGATCGATGGTACCAACAAGGTAGCGGCCGCCGGCAACTGA